DNA sequence from the Dreissena polymorpha isolate Duluth1 chromosome 3, UMN_Dpol_1.0, whole genome shotgun sequence genome:
taaaagtttttattataatttattcacaaattgatggcaagcaaattcaacataattacttatttctgtataaaagccgaagtatacatgtatgtatgtatgccattaaactggaagagaatgtagtataattgctgaaagtctaaataaatattgtgccataataaagaaaccttcaggtcacaatatctcatctgtacagggatatgaaacaaagaccataattcttaaatggcttaagcaatcccatatttgcacaactagactttagaagtaattgtgaacgattgtaccagtttgtaaaataaaaaataagtactgaataataaatagaaagttcaatattgaaccttgaatgtttcaagaaatgattttttatttgacaaggataacacatttgcatacatttaatATGGCCATATTCGAACCaaagcaaatacatgcatataaaacaacacaacaatttcttgatttaacagcaaagtttaatataaaataacaaatctatgtatcaaagactaaagtaaacaaaaggactgcaatggtcgctcaaggtatattgacagcaagtaagaaatgctgaaccaatgattggcaaatcgccatgacaaagtaaccttggaacttttgaagaatgtcttatatggtacctgacaatatttcttacaatacttcttatacatgtatgagactcaacagtatttcttatatgggacccaacaatattacttatatgagacccgaaaattagtgtaaacatgtttatttcttatatgggaccctacgatgtttattacttgtaagaggcccaacagataacagaaataccatgggtcagactggctggctcttcacttggctccctcctatcgtgggtcagactggctggctcttcacttggctccttCCTATCATGgttcagactgcctggctcttcactgtcagcagttgacatggactctgaaagaaccaaagtgaaacctgtagattgcatatgatcagcacagtcaacactggcatgttgtatcatgagaggctctgactcctgtatagattctagactgtgggtgtcttcaacagttgccttaatgactgtaaacatataatgtcaacagtggggtcttgtatgtctattatccattggtgggtcttgctgaaatctatagaaaatatatattggcttggataacagaaggttttgctattatgtttacgtgacatggtttagaaaaaaaggccatatgaatgtgacaaaaataaattgagtttttaaaatgttcttaaagttcgttcttttcctattcagataatgtacacgttttatatgatcaaatgaaaacttgttCAAACCTATAATTTTCAAgagatgctgtgtgaactctaaaaatgtttttatatcaatgcaactattttgacgatataatttTGCAAGAAGTTTTGTCTGTTGTTTAttactatacatgtaatatggccaatttgtattgttacacgttctaaaataaatgaattagcatagtgattaaatttgtgtgatgtttgtctaaaataatttttaaacgtcgaaaaataatgcatatcttcacaacgtcatttctccgttatttgacgttcacacaaaaggggcctttttcagaaacgcgccacatatatataaatatatagtcaacagttgggccttgatattattatccattggtgggtcttactgaaatctacagaaaagtatattggacattacaactgaagttttgctgttatgtatatcataagttatagtttttgtttacagtgtatattggttcctctacccaaacagtgcacgtatgaccaagaaaaatttgacgaggagtaatatgtgcactggaggggtagaggaacccatatacactgtgacaaaaacttataaacaattttataatacttcaaattctttaaaacagccaaaaaatccttcatttaacggacaaatatccctttttgccattcaagatgttaaagacaatatccacatgccgcaacccttaatatgatgagtaatagaagggtgtcgtttttacgtacatattatacgtgtataaaaatgtataacaacggcaaatgcatttctgcaaaatatttgaatgtctgtgaacatgccataattagctttatgttgtattgtgtcattgtattcgttgtggattcagggctttttatccttctttgcgattggcaTGGACATTTctacaattttgacacggccaattcacaatcctttcatgtccgtgaatatttacaaaaacggccgttttaaatcgtgaaaaacggactgttcgtgctcaaaactgtaaaaagaagaagaagatgtttaaagaaaaagttaacgcacgcacggacacacgacggacacaggaccatgacataagccccgctggccagatggagctaaaaataaatatatatttttttttaggtggaatttttttaaccagaaaggggaaacaaacagcctagttcggcgtctgttatagaaggtaaaaaacccgtttctaaaatgggacccagcaatacttcttataggacccaacaatatttcttatatggtacctgacaatatttcttacaatgcttattatacatgggacccaacaatgtttcgtatatggcacccaacaatacttctaatataggacccaacaatatttcttatatggtacctgacaatatttcttacaatacttcttatatgggactcaacagtatttcttatatgggacccaacaatattacttacatgagacccgaaaattagtgtaaacatgtttatttcttatatgggaccctactatgtttattacttgtaagaggcccaacaattcttattacatgtatttaggcagaaatattgcaataataaacattgtaaacaacctaataaataaatattctgcccattgggaattggcaaaaatgacttcgcaaactggaaatctgaaattggaaattctgcaatctggtacaaagatggcgaagatcacagcttaattgctttattcgtccatttaacagattttaatggcatagaggttaaacgactttcgacagctcattggtgttaatctgttgtgtaatgtcaataaaggtgtgaaaaactcgcaagtcatgtttataacatgtattccctatcagagcagtatgtgtaagaaaaataaatgaaataatccaggcaatttatttcatgcttatgcagtgcaactgttaacagatattcactttcattttaacccattatcagaaagtaccactcaaaatgtgcagctccatgaaaaacacatacatgccaaatatgaagtagctttcttcaatatagcaaaagtgattgaaaaatgttaaagttggcagaaacagaccaacaggggaaaatccaaatgtcccccactatagtgaatgggaacataaacaataaaatgggctgggtggtggtgggggggaggggggtatagtgtaagggtgtggtggtcatttataaggtggggggagtctattgtggtatgtcagttaagagttgttttgtcaaattatcagtcaaatctaatcataaataaagaagttatggcaattttagcaaaattaaataatttgaccttgagagtcaaggtcattcaaaggtcaaggtaaaattcaacttgccaggtactagtaccctcatgatagcatgaaagtatttgaagtttagaatcaataaccttgatacattagaagtaaaatggatctaaacacaaaattcacataaccaaatcttcaattttctaagtatgaagggcccataattccgtcagaatgccagtcagagttgcatgactttgcctgcacagtccccttatgatagttaataagtgttgcaagtatgaaagcaatagctttgatacttacggaataaagtggacctaaacacaaaacttaaccaaattttcaattttctaagtattaaaagggcacataattctgtcaaaatgcacgccagagttatctaactttgcctgcccagtcccctcttgatagttagtaagtgtaccaagtttgaatgcaaaagcattgatacttaatgagaaaagtggacctaaatcagggggttttcagcactgtctgcgcctccggaaaacggaggcactcccaaagcaaacggacccgatcccaaaccaaaatattaaaaaaaagtcccaacttccaaaaaaaaaattttttttctttaaagaatgaagtgtcttataacttgtgtgactaaccagtgtttgttttggtaaaaaatatctgctataaggttttgactgttcagttcttatctcagagtgtaactgtaactaataaacaaaaatgcagtacttgaataaacgttgaacacgcccaatattgcatctgtttatataaagaagacaaaataacaaataaaaacaaatttatttgttaaactactgaattatttaagcatgatatattcactattttttcccaaatgagctgttatatcgaagcaaaatttcccaaaatggccaattgtgtcgataaaaaattcccaatttggtcagactccttttcccaaaataggcagaaaaacccctgtaaatgcaaaacttaatcggacgcctacgccaaggtgatgacaatagctcataattttttttcaaaaaatagatgagctaaaaatgaaaacatgcaaactaacatgaaaattaaatcttaacaagcaggctgtaatgatacctttgaatttgattttgccattcactggataattcaagtatcatatacatgtttgccctaggtggcagaccatttaaagcgggtatatacgatcttgtcaaatatttattaattaatataaaatgtgcaaaaaacttattatacatatatttcaatataaactaaatacaagtaaagaagaacatttgtcggaaaatgcgaaataagcagaatatttaaaattgaaatcgaaaaagcctgtacagtcgaattcgccagcatgtatatcatgcatgtaagatgtgaatctaaatttagtttaacggttcattttaaattcctgcagcgatattgattcatacgacacacgaacacttacttaaaagacgaatgcatcggttattgtaggaaaatatgtacgaattatcttcgtcacaatcagcttggtgcgcaagtttgcatttgctgcattttatgaaattcatcttaaatgtatcatttttcttgcatattgcgtgttattatagcatatttgtttcaatatattacaatttaacgcatttaaaaatcgaatatacccgcttaaagttatgttgcttttttcctaagagatgtacatgaatatgtgtgccaactatcatttgcatacttttgacagtattgaaattatcataactatttatcagccttgaaaaaaactgacaaccatgatgcgaagttggccataaaaacttattttctttgaacgttctgctaaattgtatttcacaagattggcttactcaataactagacaatttaaacaagaatatttacctacttacttcccaatattaccattcaaagtatcattacatccattcaaaactgtgaactaaacataccattggctttcttttcctacaaattattgcaaaagtaacttaatattgattttataaaaggtaccagataacacaagactaaacaaaaggtccaacaagatgtgtttgtgaaacacaatgtccccctatatgacgtttgaccttgaaggatgaccttgacccttcaccactcaaaatgtgcagcttcatgagatacacatgcatgccaaatatgaagttgctatcttcaatatagcaaaagttattgcaaaatgttaaagttggcgcaaaccaaccagcagaccaaccaaccaaccaacagaccaacagacagggcaaaaacaatatgtcccccactactatagtgggggacataaaaaagcccaatattgctcaacagctataataaagatt
Encoded proteins:
- the LOC127874364 gene encoding uncharacterized protein LOC127874364 isoform X2, yielding MFTVIKATVEDTHSLESIQESEPLMIQHASVDCADHMQSTGFTLVLSESMSTADSEEPGSLNHDRKEPSEEPASLTHDRREPSEEPASLTHESMSTADSEGPASLTHDEMRQPNPQGTGTRKGMKRKWASEENICFMNFFRDELREKKCHLAQK